Proteins encoded in a region of the Poecilia reticulata strain Guanapo linkage group LG14, Guppy_female_1.0+MT, whole genome shotgun sequence genome:
- the LOC103475737 gene encoding myelin protein zero-like protein 2, protein MDRLWLLVFLGGFVIQGVQHVWGIEVFTTSEVEAINGTSVKLTCTFSSKEPVSLQTASVSWDFRSITADRPERIFYYQEIPYPIDKGLFKGHVQWSGDMKRKDASITLNNVHPGFNGTYFCQVANPPDVHANIGETVLRVVDKVTLSEISLLVAIIGGSCVVILVFLGIFVAVRMYKKRNKEKDIEMRVEEYRNKQPTVW, encoded by the exons GGGTGCAGCATGTTTGGGGAATAGAAGTTTTCACTACCAGCGAGGTGGAAGCGATCAATGGAACGAGTGTGAAGCTCACGTGTACCTTCAGCTCCAAGGAACCGGTGTCGCTTCAGACAGCTTCAGTATCATGGGACTTCCGGTCCATCACTGCAGATAGACCTGAACGT ATATTTTACTATCAGGAAATTCCATATCCTATCGACAAAGGGCTCTTCAAAGGGCATGTGCAGTGGTCCGGAGACATGAAGAGAAAAGACGCCTCAATCACCTTGAATAACGTTCACCCTGGGTTTAACGGCACCTACTTCTGTCAGGTGGCCAACCCTCCAGATGTCCACGCCAATATTGGCGAAACCGTCCTAAGAGTCGTCGACAAAG TAACTCTCTCTGAGATCAGCTTGCTGGTGGCCATTATCGGAGGCTCCTGCGTCGTCATCCTGGTCTTTCTTGGCATCTTCGTTGCTGTGAGGATGTACAAGAAGCGTAATAAGGAAAAGGACATTGAGATGCGGGTGGAGGagtacagaaacaaacagccaaCGGTGTGGTGA
- the scn4bb gene encoding sodium channel, voltage-gated, type IV, beta b: protein MEVRWTGVERSKLGSPYAAFTLLLGVWSAQGLEMSVGKIPFLEAVNGSTVMLPCTYASCIGIKDLYFNWQYNDNGTMQKVCDAVIPTEDVVPDVKVFRERVEFIGKNHKNNISILIWNITFEDGGLYTCFGRNPKEKNKNHSAVFHLIVVDELRVVDNTLTIIIASAVGGAIAFLMAFMLLKNFTLFVLAKLEEKNKECLVSSSGIDNTENGLSGSKADSKPTPKKK, encoded by the exons ATGGAAGTCCGGTGGACTGGGGTCGAACGCTCCAAGCTGGGCTCTCCATATGCAGCCTTCACTTTGCTGCTTG GTGTTTGGTCTGCTCAGGGCCTGGAGATGTCAGTGGGAAAAATTCCCTTCCTGGAAGCAGTGAACGGCAGCACAGTCATGCTGCCTTGCACATATGCCAGCTGCATCGGCATCAAAGACCTGTATTTTAACTGGCAATACAACGATAATGGCACAATGCAAAAG GTGTGTGACGCTGTGATACCAACAGAGGACGTGGTGCCAGATGTGAAAGTGTTCAGAGAGAGAGTGGAGTTTATCGGAAAgaaccacaaaaacaacatctcCATCTTGATATGGAACATCACCTTCGAGGACGGAGGCCTGTACACGTGTTTCGGGCGCAATCCCAAAGAGAAGAACAAGAACCACAGTGCAGTTTTCCACCTTATTGTTGTGGACGAAT TAAGGGTGGTGGACAACACGCTGACCATCATTATAGCCTCAGCTGTCGGTGGAGCCATCGCGTTCCTGATGGCCTTCATGTTGCTCAAGAACTTCACTCTCTTTGTTCTTGCCAAACTCGAGGAGAAAAA TAAGGAGTGCCTTGTCTCTTCTTCAGGGATCGACAACACTGAGAACGGCCTCTCAGGATCCAAAGCTGATTCCAAACCAACGccaaaaaagaaatga